Proteins encoded within one genomic window of Ranitomeya variabilis isolate aRanVar5 chromosome 4, aRanVar5.hap1, whole genome shotgun sequence:
- the LOC143768785 gene encoding tumor necrosis factor receptor superfamily member 8-like — protein sequence MFFAQEISVLILITGICQKVAGHQSCQGNQYYNEKENDCCFRCPQGLVTRSTCVKDIKKECASCSEPEKFIVWSKNRPTCVTCRQCKEESSLVTVQSCTLLTEAICQCKTGYYCHSPLPNTCARCNLFTQCPTGQGVKQKGSPMKNTECEACPSGTFSDVKSTTEVCKPHTDCDKLHLVTTRRGSTTTDALCGGPISSKNYTLRPDVRPTRYVITSGSTSSGSTTTPDTTTSGAFTSITTRDIYETGKRSAVYVVAAIICAVSLLVAFLLYWQQNICNLKLWKNFIQPDLVARVTDVNTQENLLQKENVTPESERKESDGTMEGNDGTQGDLMNRIEHIYIMNADTVLVGSISEVPPRWRSVMTEGDSRESPLLASHYPEQESANDLMISIEEEEREASAAKAILEV from the exons AAAGTCGCTGGCCACCAGAGCTGCCAAGGAAATCAGTACTACAATGAGAAAGAGAATGACTGCTGCTTCAGATGTCCTCAGG GTCTGGTGACGCGCTCCACTTGTGTCAAAGACATTAAAAAAGAATGTGCGTCGTGTTCTGAGCCCGAGAAGTTCATCGTCTGGTCCAAGAATCGTCCCACGTGTGTAACCTGCAGACAGTGCAAGGAAG AATCTTCCCTTGTGACCGTCCAGAGCTGCACGTTACTCACGGAGGCGATCTGCCAGTGTAAGACCGGCTACTACTGCCACTCGCCTCTGCCCAACACATGTGCCCGCTGCAACCTCTTCACACAGTGCCCAACTGGCCAAGGAGTAAAGCAGAAAG GTTCTCCTATGAAGAACACAGAATGTGAAGCTTGTCCTAGCGGGACCTTCTCGGATGTGAAATCCACCACAGAGGTCTGCAAGCCGCACACAGA TTGTGATAAATTACATCTAGTCACCACTAGGAGGGGCAGCACCACGACTGACGCTCTGTGCGGAGGGCCGATATCCAGCAAGAACTACACCCTGCGCCCTGATGTGAGACCAACAAGATACGTCATCACCTCCGGCAGCACCAGCTCTGGCAGCACCACCACACCGGACACCACGACCTCTGGGGCTTTCACTAGTATAACCACAAGGGACATATATGAGACAG GGAAGCGGAGCGCGGTGTATGTGGTGGCCGCTATCATCTGCGCCGTCTCGCTGCTCGTCGCCTTCCTCCTCTACTGGCAGCAGAATATCTGTAACCTCAAGCTCTGGAAGA atttcATCCAGCCTGATCTTGTG GCGAGAGTCACGGACGTAAATACCCAGGAGAATCTATTGCAAAAGGAGAACGTAACCCCCGAGAGTGAGAGGAAAGAGAGCGACGGAACAATGGAGGGAAACGACGGAACACAAGGAGACCTAATGAACCGGATCG AACACATCTACATCATGAATGCGGACACCGTCCTCGTCGGCTCCATCTCAGAAGTTCCTCCTCGATGGAGATCAGTAATGACGGAAGGCGACAGCCGAGAGAGCCCCCTACTGGCGTCACATTACCCGGAGCAGGAATCAGCAAATGATCTCATGATATCTAtagaagaggaagagagagaggccagcgctgccaaggccatcctggaaGTGTAA